Genomic DNA from Parvivirga hydrogeniphila:
AGGCAGGCGAGCGGCGCGCCTCCGAGGTGATCGTTCCGAGCCTGATGTTCGTCCTCGGCTTCAGCGCGGTCTTCATTCTGCTGGGGCTTGCGGCCGGTGCGGCATCGCAGACGCTCGGCCCTGCGATCGGCTCCTACAAGCGGGTCCTTGCGGTGATCGCCGGCGTCGTGGTCGCCGTTTTCGGGGTGCTCATGATGGACGTGATCCGCGTGCCGTGGCTGTACCGGGAGTTCCGCGCCGACCTCGCGAAGAGCCGGCGTTTCGGGAAGGCCGCAGCGCTCGTCATGGGCGCAGCGTTCGGGCTCGGGTGGACCCCGTGCGTCGGACCGATCCTCGCCGTCATCCTCGGCATGGCAGCGCAGACCGGAGACGCCGGGAGGGCGGCCGTTCTCCTCGCAGCGTACTCGGCAGGGCTCGGCGTGCCGTTCGTTCTCACTGCCGCGCTGTTCGGTCGTGCTGAACGCGTGCTCAGAGCGCTCGGCAAGCACTCGCTCGCGATCTCGCGCATCTCGGGAAGCGTGCTCGTCGTGATGGGCGTCCTCATCGCGACCGGCCAGCTCGGACGCATCTCGGGCGTTCTCGTGCGGGTCTTTCCTTTCTTGGGCACCATCGGATAGGCGGCCCGTGCGTCAGGTGACGCCGTAGAGCCGTTGCACTACGATGGGAACGTCGTCGTTGGCATCATGGACCGGACGGGCGTCCTGTGAGACCTGCGATTCTGAGCCGAGACAGCCTTGCTGCGAGGTATACGCGCATCGCCGCAGCGCTTGCGCTTGCTACGACGTTGCTGCTTGGTGCGACGGCCGCTCTCGGCGTGTACCGGGTGATGAAATCGGAGCAGGCGGCGCGCGTTGGTGCGTATCGGGACATCCTGCGCCTGGAAGCGGCGTCACATCTGCAGACGGCGTACCGGCTCGCGCGGGCGCTGGCTGATCGAAGCGAGGTAGCCGCTGGCGCCGCTCCGCAGGCGAAGCTCGCGCTTGGCGTAGCGCTCCTCGACAACGGGACGTATCTCTCCCATCTGGCTCTCGCTGAGACTTCAGGGACCGTGATAGCGGCGTATCCAGCGACCGGTACGCCGGCGCCGTCTGCCATCGCATCGTGGTCGGAGCGCCTCGCCGCAGCAGGGAGCAGGAGCGAGTGGCTCGTCGACGAGTCCGGGTTGAGGGTCGTGTGCTGGTCGGGATCTTCCGGAAGCGCCGGTCGCGTGCTCATCGCGCAGGTCGCAACGGATCGTATACAGAGCACCTTGGAGCAGATCGCGGCAACGGCGCGCTCGCCCGTGGCATTCATCCGAGACGGAAACGGTCGCATCATCTTCTGGGCGGGCTCCCTCGCGGGTCTCGAAGATGCCGAATTCAAGATCGAGAAGGTCGACGATTCGAACGATGCGCGAGTGACAGCCACATCTGCGTCACGCGGCCGCATGGAGGGGTACCTGGGCCGTGTCGCAGGCGTGCCCGGCCTGGCGTGGGACGTCGTGGTGTTGGAGCCTTCTGGCGCCGCGATGAGCGAGACGTGGAGCGCCCTGCGGCCGGCCATCATCGTGTACGTGGGGGTCTTGGTCCTCGTCGTCGTGGTCGCTGCGACCGCCTTCTCGTGGCTCGTCAGGCCACTGCGTGCGCTGGAATCGCGCGCTCGCGCTGCAGCGCAGGGCGCGGTCCTGGACCCCGTCGCTGTCGACCGCGGAGACGAGGTCGGTCGTCTGCTGGAGTCGTTCAACCTCGTCGCGATGCGGCTGAACCGTCTCCAGGAGTCGGCTCGGGTGCTCGCGCGGACAGAGGAGCCGCGCGAGGTCGCGGAGAACGTTGCGCGCGCAGTCATACACCTCCTCGGAGCATGTGACGTGGCGGTGCTGCTTGCAGACGCTGAGGGCGATGCATCGAGCTCCATGAGAGTTGCTGCCTATCGCGGGCATACTGGCCAGGAGGACGGGTCGCTGCTCGAGTTCGAGTCCACGGCGTTGCCGGATATGTCGGATGCTCGTGATGCGAGGGTCATCGAGGGCGGGCTGGATGCGCTGTTCGGCGGCGAGCGTTCGGCCGAGGCGGATGGGTCTGTGACGCTCGCGGTGCCGTTGCGGGCCTCGGGAGGAGCCGTCGGCGTGCTCGCCGTCTCGCGGACGCGTGAGCGGCCGTTCTCTGCGGCCGAGATAGAGCTGGTGAGCTCGTTCGCGTCGCAGGCCGCTCTTGCTCTGGAGAAGGCGCGCCTTTTCGAACGGGAGCGGCGGGCGCGGGTCGAGGCGGAGGCTTTGCAGCAAGCCGCTCAGATGCTCGTAGAGGAGCCCGACCTCGCGTCCGCCCTCGAGAAGGTGGCGACCTGCCAAGCGGTGTCGCTCGGGATGCGCTGGTCGAGCGCCTGGCTTGACGAGCGTCTGCGGGAGGAAGATGGACAGGAGCAGCGCTGTGACTCGATCGCGGACCTCGTCGAGCTCATCGAGCAGCGTTTGTCAGGAGAAGATATCGCAGGGCTCGCTTCCGGCGTGTTCGTCTTGCGTTCGGACGACGGTGACGAGCGCATCACCGCGTGGTTGCAACGCCAGCCCCTCGCTACGGCCCTCGTCTCGTATGCTGCGCTCGACGGCCATCTCATGGGGATGGTTGTGACGGGCACGCCGGACCACTCATTCGTGGTGGATGAGCGATGCATGCGTATCGCGGGGACTATCGGCAAGGAGGCCGCGCTGGCCGTTGAGCGCGTCCGGCTGTTCAAGGAGGCGAAAGACCGCGCGACAAGCCTCGAGACGGTGTTCCGCGTCTCACAGGTCGTGTCTTCCTCGCTGAAAGTGAACGTCGTCTTGAGCCGGGTCCTCGACGTCGTGCAGAAGATCTTCAATGCCGACA
This window encodes:
- a CDS encoding cytochrome c biogenesis CcdA family protein produces the protein MGQQVGLLAAFAGGALSFIAPCVLPLIPGYLSFITGLSASDLKAGERRASEVIVPSLMFVLGFSAVFILLGLAAGAASQTLGPAIGSYKRVLAVIAGVVVAVFGVLMMDVIRVPWLYREFRADLAKSRRFGKAAALVMGAAFGLGWTPCVGPILAVILGMAAQTGDAGRAAVLLAAYSAGLGVPFVLTAALFGRAERVLRALGKHSLAISRISGSVLVVMGVLIATGQLGRISGVLVRVFPFLGTIG
- a CDS encoding SpoIIE family protein phosphatase, translated to MRPAILSRDSLAARYTRIAAALALATTLLLGATAALGVYRVMKSEQAARVGAYRDILRLEAASHLQTAYRLARALADRSEVAAGAAPQAKLALGVALLDNGTYLSHLALAETSGTVIAAYPATGTPAPSAIASWSERLAAAGSRSEWLVDESGLRVVCWSGSSGSAGRVLIAQVATDRIQSTLEQIAATARSPVAFIRDGNGRIIFWAGSLAGLEDAEFKIEKVDDSNDARVTATSASRGRMEGYLGRVAGVPGLAWDVVVLEPSGAAMSETWSALRPAIIVYVGVLVLVVVVAATAFSWLVRPLRALESRARAAAQGAVLDPVAVDRGDEVGRLLESFNLVAMRLNRLQESARVLARTEEPREVAENVARAVIHLLGACDVAVLLADAEGDASSSMRVAAYRGHTGQEDGSLLEFESTALPDMSDARDARVIEGGLDALFGGERSAEADGSVTLAVPLRASGGAVGVLAVSRTRERPFSAAEIELVSSFASQAALALEKARLFERERRARVEAEALQQAAQMLVEEPDLASALEKVATCQAVSLGMRWSSAWLDERLREEDGQEQRCDSIADLVELIEQRLSGEDIAGLASGVFVLRSDDGDERITAWLQRQPLATALVSYAALDGHLMGMVVTGTPDHSFVVDERCMRIAGTIGKEAALAVERVRLFKEAKDRATSLETVFRVSQVVSSSLKVNVVLSRVLDVVQKIFNADTVMLMRRNEDRRVLEVSMARGVLDQVMLDHTCRADEDLPGAVLQTQQVMLVSRLEDIGTAFSRAALKRGLHSALLVPLVARGKAIGVLVTLGAQPGKFGKADADLLSTFASHAALAIDTAELFAREHEVSHVLQSSILPDRLPRYDGLDLGAAYVPAEGIARIGGDYYDVFAAPDGRVAFVIADVCGKGVEAATKTSMIRFMVRGMVAAGAGPKEILEALNETVHASGDANDIFTIWLGMLDLRTGTLLWADGGHPPALLWRSSERSIVRLGTTGPLVGAVSGAQYDEASVVLRCGDQVLLYTDGVSEARRNGRLFGEERIRRVLRRSRGAASLPEELLGAVQRYTGGALRDDAAILAVGYLGAGSFTAAEARGNTIAYEQPRPERR